The following coding sequences are from one Malaciobacter pacificus window:
- the rplD gene encoding 50S ribosomal protein L4, whose protein sequence is MSKAIVLNEKFENNGEVVLPASYEEINSHNLYLYVKSYLTGLRANTARVKNRSEVSGGGKKPKAQKGSGGARWGSKRSPLFVGGGQVFGPTKRNYNQKVNKKQKVLALKYALNAQANNEALFVVDSVKLESGKTKDAVAVLSKINKRDTLIVVDSIDEKTYLAFRNIKNCYMVEKQEVNAYLIAAYHSVLIEKSVLDALTKEA, encoded by the coding sequence ATGAGTAAAGCAATAGTTTTAAACGAAAAATTTGAAAACAATGGTGAAGTAGTTTTACCTGCAAGTTATGAAGAGATTAACTCTCACAACTTATACTTATATGTAAAATCATATTTAACAGGTTTAAGAGCTAATACTGCTAGAGTTAAAAACAGATCTGAAGTTAGCGGTGGTGGTAAAAAACCTAAAGCTCAAAAAGGTTCTGGTGGTGCTAGATGGGGTTCTAAAAGATCTCCTTTATTCGTTGGTGGGGGTCAAGTATTTGGACCTACTAAGAGAAACTACAACCAAAAAGTTAATAAAAAGCAAAAAGTATTAGCATTAAAATATGCTTTAAATGCTCAAGCTAACAATGAAGCTTTATTCGTAGTAGATTCAGTAAAATTAGAATCTGGTAAAACTAAAGACGCAGTTGCAGTTTTAAGTAAAATAAACAAAAGAGATACATTAATCGTAGTTGATTCAATTGATGAAAAAACTTACTTAGCGTTTAGAAACATTAAAAACTGTTATATGGTTGAAAAGCAAGAAGTTAACGCTTATTTAATTGCTGCATACCACTCAGTACTAATTGAAAAATCAGTACTAGATGCATTAACAAAAGAGGCTTAA
- a CDS encoding 50S ribosomal protein L23, with protein MADITDIKAILYTEKTIELQENGVIVVQTSPRMTKSGLKEVFKEYFGVTPSKINSLRQDGKVKRFRGRPGKRADFKKFYVTLPEGAEIANLSA; from the coding sequence ATGGCAGATATTACAGATATTAAAGCAATATTATATACAGAAAAAACAATCGAGCTTCAAGAAAATGGTGTAATCGTTGTTCAAACTAGTCCAAGAATGACTAAAAGCGGTTTAAAAGAAGTATTTAAAGAGTATTTTGGTGTTACTCCATCAAAAATCAATTCTTTAAGACAAGATGGTAAAGTTAAAAGATTTAGAGGAAGACCTGGAAAAAGAGCAGACTTCAAAAAATTCTATGTTACATTACCAGAGGGCGCTGAAATAGCGAACCTATCAGCTTAA
- the rplB gene encoding 50S ribosomal protein L2: MAIKKFRPITPARRFMSVMDTSDITSKPTVRSLLVRVKANAGRNNNGRITSRHKEAGAKKLYRIIDFKRNKFGVEGTVSTVEYDPYRNCRICLVTYADGDKRYIIQPSGLKVGDKVQAAESGLDILPGNAMRLMNIPVGTMVHNIELKPGKGAQFARSAGSYAQIMGREDKYVILRLPSGEMRKMLGVCMATVGIVGNEDFINMVIGKAGRTRHMGIRPQTRGSAMNPIDHPHGGGEGKTNSGRHPVTPWGMPTKGYKTRKKKASDKLIISRRKK, from the coding sequence ATGGCAATTAAAAAATTTAGACCAATAACTCCTGCAAGAAGATTCATGTCAGTTATGGATACTTCTGATATTACTTCTAAACCAACAGTAAGATCTTTACTTGTAAGAGTTAAAGCTAACGCTGGTAGAAATAATAACGGTAGAATTACATCTAGACATAAAGAAGCAGGTGCTAAAAAACTTTACAGAATTATTGATTTCAAAAGAAATAAATTTGGTGTAGAAGGTACAGTATCTACTGTTGAGTACGATCCGTACAGAAACTGTAGAATTTGTTTAGTAACTTACGCTGATGGTGATAAAAGATATATCATTCAACCTTCAGGATTAAAAGTTGGAGATAAAGTACAAGCTGCTGAATCTGGACTTGATATTTTACCTGGTAATGCAATGAGATTAATGAACATCCCAGTTGGTACAATGGTTCACAACATTGAGTTAAAACCTGGTAAAGGTGCACAATTTGCAAGATCTGCAGGTTCTTATGCACAAATCATGGGTAGAGAAGACAAATACGTTATCTTAAGATTACCTTCTGGTGAGATGAGAAAAATGTTAGGTGTATGTATGGCTACTGTTGGTATTGTTGGAAATGAAGATTTCATCAATATGGTAATTGGAAAAGCTGGTAGAACTAGACACATGGGTATTAGACCTCAAACTAGAGGTTCTGCAATGAACCCAATTGATCACCCACACGGTGGTGGTGAAGGTAAAACTAACTCAGGAAGACATCCAGTTACTCCATGGGGTATGCCAACTAAAGGTTACAAAACTAGAAAGAAAAAAGCTAGTGACAAATTAATCATTTCAAGAAGAAAGAAGTAA
- the rpsS gene encoding 30S ribosomal protein S19 has translation MARSIKKGPFVDAHLMKKVIKANEANDKKPIKTWSRRSMVLPDMIGLTFNVHNGRNFVPVLITENHVGYKLGEFAPTRTFKGHKGSVQRKA, from the coding sequence ATGGCAAGATCAATAAAAAAAGGTCCATTTGTAGACGCACACTTAATGAAAAAAGTTATCAAAGCTAATGAAGCTAACGATAAAAAACCAATTAAAACTTGGTCAAGAAGATCTATGGTTTTACCTGATATGATTGGTTTAACATTTAATGTGCACAACGGAAGAAACTTCGTTCCTGTATTAATTACAGAGAACCATGTTGGATATAAATTAGGTGAGTTTGCACCAACTAGAACATTTAAGGGCCATAAAGGTTCTGTTCAGAGAAAGGCGTAA
- the rplV gene encoding 50S ribosomal protein L22 — translation MGRAILRFIRVSPTKARLIAREVQGMNAEYAIASLAFTPNKAAGIISKVIASAVANAGLEPENAVVTSARVDKGPVLKRFTPRARGSASPKHKPTAHIMIEVAAKGDK, via the coding sequence ATGGGAAGAGCAATATTAAGATTTATTAGAGTTTCTCCTACAAAAGCAAGATTAATTGCTAGAGAAGTTCAAGGTATGAATGCAGAGTACGCAATTGCATCTTTAGCATTTACTCCTAACAAAGCTGCAGGAATCATTTCTAAAGTTATAGCTTCAGCTGTTGCAAATGCAGGTTTAGAGCCAGAAAATGCAGTAGTTACATCTGCAAGAGTAGATAAAGGACCAGTTCTTAAGAGATTTACTCCAAGAGCAAGAGGTAGTGCATCACCTAAACATAAACCAACTGCACATATTATGATTGAAGTAGCTGCAAAAGGAGATAAGTAA
- the rpsC gene encoding 30S ribosomal protein S3 — protein MGQKVNPIGLRLGINRNWESRWFPKFGNIPTNVAEDDKIRKYVKKELYYAGVAQTIVERTAKKVRVTIVAARPGIIIGKKGADVEKLKNNLSKLVGKEIAVNIKEERKPQVSGQLAAENVAQQLERRVAFRRAMKRVMQNALKGGAKGIKVSVSGRLGGAEMARTEWYLEGRVPLHTLRARIDYGFAEAHTTYGCIGIKVWIFKGEVLAKGIPAEKTEDTSKPKRRPSKRRGK, from the coding sequence ATGGGTCAAAAAGTTAATCCAATAGGTTTAAGATTAGGAATTAACAGAAACTGGGAATCAAGATGGTTTCCTAAATTTGGAAACATTCCTACTAATGTAGCTGAAGATGACAAAATCAGAAAGTATGTTAAAAAAGAATTATACTATGCTGGTGTTGCACAAACTATCGTTGAAAGAACAGCTAAAAAAGTTAGAGTTACTATCGTTGCTGCTAGACCTGGTATCATTATTGGTAAAAAAGGTGCAGATGTTGAGAAATTAAAAAACAACTTATCTAAATTAGTTGGTAAAGAGATTGCTGTTAACATTAAAGAAGAGAGAAAACCTCAAGTTTCTGGACAGTTAGCTGCTGAAAATGTTGCTCAACAATTAGAAAGAAGAGTTGCGTTTAGAAGAGCTATGAAAAGAGTTATGCAAAACGCACTTAAAGGTGGAGCAAAAGGAATTAAAGTTTCTGTTTCTGGTAGACTTGGTGGAGCTGAAATGGCTAGAACTGAGTGGTACTTAGAAGGTAGAGTTCCTTTACATACTTTAAGAGCTAGAATTGATTATGGTTTTGCTGAAGCTCATACAACTTATGGTTGTATTGGTATTAAAGTTTGGATTTTCAAAGGTGAAGTTTTAGCTAAAGGTATTCCTGCAGAGAAAACTGAAGATACTTCTAAACCAAAAAGAAGACCATCAAAAAGAAGAGGTAAATAA
- the rplP gene encoding 50S ribosomal protein L16 codes for MLMPKRTKYRKMMKGRNRGKASRGNSLAYGEIGLKAVEHGRIDSRQIEASRIAMTRKVKRQAKVWIMVFPDKPLTAKPLETRMGKGKGAVDKWVMNIKPGRICFEMAGVSEELAREALTLAQHKLPFKTKIVTRDSENELY; via the coding sequence ATGTTAATGCCTAAAAGAACTAAATACAGAAAAATGATGAAAGGCCGAAACAGAGGTAAAGCTTCTAGAGGTAACTCTTTAGCTTACGGTGAAATCGGTTTAAAAGCTGTTGAACACGGAAGAATTGACTCAAGACAAATCGAAGCATCAAGAATTGCGATGACTAGAAAAGTTAAGAGACAAGCTAAAGTATGGATTATGGTATTCCCAGACAAACCACTTACTGCTAAACCATTAGAAACAAGAATGGGTAAAGGTAAAGGTGCTGTTGATAAATGGGTTATGAACATTAAGCCAGGAAGAATTTGTTTTGAGATGGCAGGGGTTTCTGAAGAATTAGCAAGAGAAGCTTTAACTTTAGCACAACACAAACTACCATTTAAAACTAAAATTGTAACAAGAGATAGCGAAAATGAACTATACTGA
- the rpmC gene encoding 50S ribosomal protein L29: MNYTDLKDKSLTELNELLKEKKVLLFELKAKLKTMQLTNTSELRTAKKDIARIQTAITAAKAN, encoded by the coding sequence ATGAACTATACTGATTTAAAAGATAAAAGCTTAACAGAGCTAAACGAGTTATTAAAAGAGAAAAAGGTGCTTCTTTTTGAATTAAAAGCTAAGCTAAAAACTATGCAGTTAACTAACACTTCTGAATTAAGAACAGCGAAAAAAGATATCGCAAGAATTCAAACAGCTATTACTGCAGCAAAAGCTAACTAA
- the rpsQ gene encoding 30S ribosomal protein S17 encodes MTHKREIQGVVVKKSGDKTASVLVTRSVLHPKYHKTVKRFKKYLIHDERNELNEGDTVIAVECRPLSKTKSFRLKTIVATGVK; translated from the coding sequence ATGACACATAAAAGAGAGATTCAAGGTGTAGTGGTAAAAAAATCTGGAGACAAAACTGCTTCTGTACTAGTTACAAGATCAGTTTTACACCCAAAATACCACAAAACTGTAAAAAGATTTAAAAAATACTTAATTCATGACGAAAGAAATGAATTAAACGAAGGTGACACTGTAATTGCTGTTGAGTGTAGACCTTTATCAAAAACTAAATCTTTTAGATTAAAGACTATTGTAGCTACAGGAGTTAAATAA
- the rplN gene encoding 50S ribosomal protein L14 translates to MIQSFTRLNVADNTGAKEIMCIKVLGGSKRRYASVGDVIVASVKKALPTGKVKKGQVVKAVVVRTHKEVQRENGSLIRFDDNAAVILDAKKEPIGTRIFGPVAREVRYSGFMKIVSLAPEVL, encoded by the coding sequence ATGATTCAAAGTTTTACTAGATTAAACGTAGCTGATAATACTGGTGCAAAAGAGATCATGTGTATCAAAGTTTTAGGTGGTTCTAAAAGAAGATATGCTTCTGTTGGTGATGTAATTGTTGCTTCAGTTAAGAAAGCTTTACCAACTGGTAAAGTTAAAAAAGGTCAAGTTGTTAAAGCTGTAGTTGTTAGAACTCATAAAGAAGTTCAAAGAGAAAATGGTTCATTAATTAGATTTGATGACAATGCGGCAGTAATCTTAGATGCTAAGAAAGAGCCTATTGGAACAAGAATCTTTGGACCAGTTGCTAGAGAAGTTAGATATTCAGGTTTTATGAAAATCGTTTCACTTGCACCGGAGGTATTATAA
- the rplX gene encoding 50S ribosomal protein L24: protein MAVKLKIKKGDTVKIIAGDDKGKTGEVLSVLPKQNKVIVKDCKVAKKTVKPSEENKDGGFVNKEMPIDISNVAKVEG from the coding sequence ATGGCAGTTAAATTAAAAATTAAAAAAGGTGATACTGTAAAAATCATCGCTGGTGATGATAAAGGTAAAACTGGTGAAGTTTTATCTGTATTACCAAAACAAAACAAAGTAATCGTAAAAGATTGTAAAGTTGCTAAAAAAACTGTTAAACCATCTGAAGAGAATAAAGATGGTGGATTTGTAAACAAAGAGATGCCAATTGACATTTCAAATGTAGCAAAAGTAGAAGGGTAA
- the rplE gene encoding 50S ribosomal protein L5: MAARLLEKYKSEIKPVLESEFPKNKMLTAKLDKVVISVGAGEAMKDSKLMQNIQDTISLIAGQKAVLVIAKKSVAGFKVREGYPVGVKVTLRGEQMYTFLDKLCSIALPRVKDFRGLNKNGFDGQGNFNFGLDEQLMFPEVVYDNIIKTHGMNISISTTADNDAEAFRLLELAGIPFTKGRA; this comes from the coding sequence ATGGCAGCAAGATTATTAGAAAAATACAAATCAGAAATTAAACCAGTTTTAGAGTCTGAGTTCCCAAAAAACAAAATGTTAACTGCTAAGTTAGATAAAGTAGTTATCTCTGTTGGTGCTGGTGAAGCTATGAAAGATTCTAAATTAATGCAAAATATTCAAGACACAATCTCTTTAATTGCTGGTCAAAAAGCAGTTTTAGTTATTGCTAAGAAATCTGTTGCAGGTTTTAAAGTTAGAGAAGGTTATCCTGTAGGTGTTAAAGTTACACTTAGAGGTGAGCAAATGTACACGTTCTTAGACAAACTTTGTTCTATTGCACTACCTAGAGTAAAAGACTTTAGAGGTTTAAATAAGAATGGTTTTGATGGTCAAGGTAACTTCAACTTTGGACTTGATGAGCAATTAATGTTCCCAGAAGTTGTATATGATAACATTATCAAAACACACGGTATGAATATTTCAATTTCTACTACTGCTGATAACGATGCTGAAGCATTTAGATTATTAGAGTTAGCAGGAATTCCATTTACAAAAGGAAGAGCGTAA
- a CDS encoding type Z 30S ribosomal protein S14, translated as MAKKSMIAKQKRTPKYAVRAYTRCSVCGRPHSVYRDFGLCRVCLRKMANEGLLPGVRKASW; from the coding sequence ATGGCAAAGAAATCTATGATCGCTAAACAAAAGAGAACACCTAAGTATGCTGTAAGAGCATACACTAGATGTTCTGTTTGTGGAAGACCACACTCTGTATACAGAGATTTTGGTTTATGTAGAGTTTGTTTAAGAAAAATGGCTAACGAAGGTTTATTACCTGGTGTTAGAAAAGCTAGTTGGTAG
- the rpsH gene encoding 30S ribosomal protein S8: protein MMNDIIADALTRIRNAAMRKLEVATLLHSNTVVGVLNVLQQKEYITGFKVIDGENNKKSIQVELKYDDNENSVINEIKRVSKPGRRVYKNASEIKSFKNGYGTIIVSTNKGVIANDEAYAANVGGEVLCTVW, encoded by the coding sequence ATGATGAATGATATAATCGCAGATGCTTTAACTAGAATCAGAAATGCTGCAATGAGAAAATTAGAAGTTGCAACATTATTACATTCAAATACTGTTGTAGGTGTTTTAAACGTATTACAACAAAAAGAATACATTACTGGTTTCAAAGTTATTGATGGTGAAAACAATAAGAAGTCGATTCAAGTTGAATTAAAATATGATGACAATGAAAACTCAGTAATTAACGAAATTAAAAGAGTTTCTAAACCTGGAAGAAGAGTTTATAAAAACGCTTCTGAAATCAAATCTTTTAAAAATGGGTACGGTACTATTATCGTTTCAACTAACAAGGGTGTAATTGCTAATGATGAAGCATACGCAGCTAATGTTGGTGGCGAAGTACTTTGTACTGTATGGTAG
- the rplF gene encoding 50S ribosomal protein L6: MSRIGKKPIAIPSGVEVSVAGTIVNVKKGNKTIPVETHGRVEVKVENNEIVLERVGESKESSAFWGTYRALINNAVVGLDAGFQKSLEINGVGYRAAVKGNVLELQLGYSHPINYDIPEGLDISVEKNLIHVKGADKQAVGQAAAIIRGFRKPEPYKGKGVKYTDEHIVRKAGKTAK; this comes from the coding sequence ATGTCTAGAATTGGAAAAAAACCTATCGCAATTCCTTCAGGAGTTGAAGTATCAGTTGCTGGTACTATTGTAAATGTAAAAAAAGGGAACAAAACTATTCCTGTTGAAACACACGGAAGAGTTGAAGTTAAAGTTGAAAACAATGAAATCGTTCTAGAAAGAGTTGGAGAGTCTAAAGAATCTTCTGCTTTCTGGGGAACTTACAGAGCTTTAATTAACAACGCTGTTGTTGGTTTAGATGCTGGATTCCAAAAATCTTTAGAGATTAATGGAGTTGGTTATAGAGCTGCTGTTAAAGGAAACGTTTTAGAGTTACAATTAGGATACTCTCACCCAATTAATTATGATATCCCTGAGGGATTAGATATTTCTGTTGAGAAAAACTTAATTCACGTAAAAGGTGCTGACAAACAAGCTGTTGGTCAAGCTGCTGCAATTATTAGAGGCTTTAGAAAACCAGAACCATACAAAGGTAAAGGTGTTAAGTATACTGACGAGCATATCGTTAGAAAAGCCGGAAAAACTGCTAAGTAA
- the rplR gene encoding 50S ribosomal protein L18 produces the protein MSRAKDLAKKNALRARRKRRVRGNIFGTAEKPRVSIFKSNKYISAQAINDVEGVTLAAVSSQAMGLKVNKENAVKVATEFAEKLKTAGVETVVYDRNGYLYHGVVAAFADALRDNGIKL, from the coding sequence ATGAGTAGAGCAAAAGATTTAGCAAAGAAAAATGCTTTAAGAGCAAGAAGAAAAAGAAGAGTTAGAGGAAATATCTTTGGTACTGCTGAAAAGCCAAGAGTATCAATTTTTAAATCTAACAAATACATTAGCGCACAAGCAATTAACGATGTTGAAGGTGTTACTTTAGCAGCAGTTAGTTCTCAAGCTATGGGTCTTAAAGTTAATAAAGAAAATGCAGTTAAAGTTGCAACTGAGTTTGCAGAGAAATTAAAAACTGCTGGTGTTGAAACAGTAGTTTATGATAGAAATGGTTACCTTTATCACGGTGTAGTTGCAGCATTTGCTGATGCATTAAGAGATAATGGTATCAAATTATAA
- the rpsE gene encoding 30S ribosomal protein S5, protein MAAVNREDFQEAIVKIGRVTKVVKGGRRFRFTALVVVGDKNGTVGFGTGKAKEVPDAIKKALDDAFKSLVKVNIHGTTIAHDIQHKYNSSVILLKPASEGTGLIAGGAARPVLELSGVKDIIAKSLGSNNPNNLVQATVEALARIKG, encoded by the coding sequence ATGGCAGCAGTAAATAGAGAAGATTTTCAAGAAGCAATCGTTAAAATCGGAAGAGTAACAAAAGTTGTAAAGGGTGGTAGAAGATTCAGATTTACAGCTTTAGTTGTTGTTGGTGATAAAAACGGTACAGTAGGATTCGGAACTGGTAAAGCAAAAGAAGTTCCTGATGCAATTAAAAAAGCTTTAGATGATGCATTTAAATCATTAGTTAAAGTTAATATTCACGGTACAACAATAGCACATGATATTCAACATAAGTATAATTCAAGTGTTATTTTATTAAAACCTGCATCAGAGGGTACTGGACTTATCGCTGGTGGAGCTGCAAGACCTGTACTTGAGCTTTCTGGTGTAAAAGACATTATTGCTAAATCATTAGGTTCAAACAATCCTAATAACCTTGTACAAGCTACTGTTGAAGCTTTAGCTAGAATTAAAGGATAG
- the rplO gene encoding 50S ribosomal protein L15, which translates to MVLNNLQPAAGSTKNVKRVGRGQGSGMGKTSTRGQKGQKSRSGYKIKRGFEGGQQPIYKRLPKVGFTSRVTKPYSINVDKVKQVAALEEITVETIKSVYKLSKSVVKVKLVGSTAKDLASKIKDENVTTTGN; encoded by the coding sequence ATGGTATTAAATAACTTACAACCAGCTGCTGGTAGTACTAAAAACGTAAAAAGAGTAGGTAGAGGTCAAGGTTCAGGAATGGGTAAGACTTCTACAAGAGGTCAAAAAGGTCAAAAATCTAGATCTGGTTACAAAATTAAAAGAGGATTCGAGGGTGGTCAACAACCAATCTATAAAAGATTACCTAAAGTAGGATTCACTTCAAGAGTAACAAAACCTTATTCTATCAACGTAGATAAAGTAAAACAAGTTGCAGCACTTGAAGAAATTACAGTTGAGACAATCAAATCTGTATACAAATTATCTAAATCAGTAGTAAAAGTTAAATTAGTTGGTTCAACAGCTAAAGATTTAGCTTCTAAGATCAAAGACGAAAACGTTACAACTACTGGAAACTAA
- the secY gene encoding preprotein translocase subunit SecY, whose amino-acid sequence MSKDLINKILITLGFIFLYRLLAYVPVPGVNIDVVKEFFDSNANNALGLVNMFSGNAVERLSIISLGIMPYITASIIMELLAATFPALGKMKKERDGMQKYMQIIRYTTIVITLIQSIGVSVGLNSLTGQNGQGAISIDMNTFIAVSAISMLTGTMLLMWIGEQITQRGIGNGISLIIFAGIVSAIPSAIGGTIDLVNNGQMNFLTVIGILVVILATVGAIIYVELGERRVPVSYSRKVMMQNQNKRVMNYIPIKVNLSGVIPAIFASAILMFPATVLQGSQNEYLVAIADYLSPSSYTFNLFMFLFVVFFAFFYASITFNAKDISDNLKRQGGFIPGVRPGEHTSEFLNDVASKLTFWGAIYLGAVSTVPWLIVKAMGVPFYFGGVAVLIVVQVAIDTMRKIEAQQYTNKYQTLSAVGL is encoded by the coding sequence ATGAGTAAAGATCTAATAAATAAGATTCTTATTACATTAGGTTTTATTTTTCTTTACAGGTTACTGGCATACGTGCCAGTTCCTGGAGTTAATATAGACGTAGTTAAAGAATTTTTCGACTCAAACGCTAACAATGCACTAGGTCTTGTTAACATGTTCAGTGGTAATGCAGTTGAAAGACTGTCTATTATCTCACTTGGTATTATGCCTTACATTACTGCTTCTATTATTATGGAACTTCTAGCAGCAACATTCCCAGCACTTGGTAAAATGAAAAAAGAAAGAGATGGTATGCAAAAATATATGCAAATCATCAGATATACAACTATTGTTATTACATTAATTCAATCTATTGGTGTATCAGTAGGTCTTAATTCTTTGACAGGTCAAAATGGGCAAGGTGCAATTTCAATTGATATGAACACATTTATTGCAGTATCTGCAATTTCTATGTTAACTGGTACTATGTTATTAATGTGGATTGGTGAGCAAATTACTCAAAGAGGTATCGGTAACGGTATTTCATTAATTATCTTTGCAGGTATTGTTTCTGCAATTCCAAGTGCTATTGGTGGTACAATTGATCTTGTTAATAATGGTCAAATGAATTTCTTAACAGTAATTGGTATTTTAGTTGTTATTTTAGCAACTGTTGGAGCAATTATTTATGTAGAGTTAGGTGAAAGAAGAGTCCCTGTATCATATTCTAGAAAAGTAATGATGCAAAACCAAAATAAAAGGGTTATGAATTACATTCCAATTAAGGTTAACTTATCAGGTGTAATTCCAGCAATTTTTGCAAGTGCTATTTTAATGTTTCCTGCTACTGTATTACAAGGTAGCCAAAACGAGTATTTAGTGGCAATTGCAGATTATTTAAGTCCTAGTTCATATACGTTTAATTTATTTATGTTTTTATTTGTAGTTTTCTTTGCATTCTTCTATGCATCAATTACATTTAATGCAAAAGATATATCTGATAATTTAAAAAGACAAGGTGGATTTATTCCTGGTGTTAGACCTGGAGAACATACTTCTGAATTTTTAAATGATGTTGCAAGTAAATTAACTTTCTGGGGTGCGATTTATTTAGGTGCAGTTTCAACTGTTCCATGGTTAATTGTAAAAGCTATGGGTGTACCTTTCTATTTTGGAGGGGTTGCTGTGCTTATTGTAGTTCAAGTTGCAATTGATACGATGAGAAAAATTGAAGCACAACAGTATACTAATAAATATCAAACGTTAAGTGCAGTAGGTTTATAA
- the map gene encoding type I methionyl aminopeptidase, which translates to MAISIRKPNEIQKLREANIIVAKTLNYLKENVKAGMTLKEVDTMGEEFILSHGARPSFKGLYGFPGSICTSVNEVIIHGIPTDRVLKDGDILGIDIGTELDGWYGDSAITMPIGNISKEDEELIACAKDSLYHAIDIIKDGMRFKELSYEIEKFIVARGYQPLVRFCGHGIGKKPHEDPEIPNYLEHGSPKSGPKIKNGMVFCIEPMICKKGRNPIILDNGWDVVSEDGLRGSHYEHTVAVVDGKAQILSLVE; encoded by the coding sequence ATGGCAATTTCAATTAGAAAGCCTAATGAAATTCAAAAGCTTAGAGAAGCAAACATCATTGTTGCAAAAACTCTAAATTATTTAAAAGAAAATGTTAAAGCAGGTATGACTTTAAAAGAGGTTGATACTATGGGAGAAGAATTTATTCTTTCTCATGGAGCAAGACCTTCTTTTAAAGGTTTATATGGTTTCCCTGGTTCTATTTGTACTTCTGTTAATGAAGTAATCATTCACGGTATTCCTACAGATAGAGTTTTAAAAGATGGAGATATACTTGGTATAGACATTGGAACTGAACTTGATGGTTGGTATGGTGATTCTGCAATTACAATGCCTATTGGAAATATATCAAAAGAGGATGAAGAGCTAATCGCTTGTGCAAAGGACTCTTTATATCATGCGATTGATATTATTAAAGATGGTATGAGATTTAAAGAATTATCATATGAAATAGAAAAATTTATTGTTGCAAGAGGCTATCAGCCATTAGTTAGATTTTGTGGTCATGGAATTGGTAAAAAGCCACATGAGGACCCAGAAATCCCTAACTATTTAGAACATGGTTCACCAAAATCAGGACCAAAAATCAAAAATGGTATGGTTTTTTGTATTGAGCCTATGATTTGTAAAAAAGGAAGAAACCCAATAATTTTAGATAATGGTTGGGATGTTGTTTCTGAAGATGGATTAAGAGGTAGTCATTACGAGCATACTGTTGCTGTTGTTGATGGCAAAGCACAAATATTAAGTTTAGTAGAATAA
- the infA gene encoding translation initiation factor IF-1 gives MAKDDVIVIDGKVIEALPNAMFRVELDNGHVVLCHISGKMRMHYIKILPSDKVKVEITPYSLDKGRITHRYK, from the coding sequence GTGGCAAAAGATGATGTAATAGTTATAGACGGTAAAGTAATTGAAGCTTTACCTAATGCTATGTTCAGGGTTGAATTAGACAATGGTCATGTAGTACTATGTCATATCTCAGGAAAAATGAGAATGCACTATATAAAAATTTTACCTAGTGATAAGGTAAAAGTTGAGATTACACCTTACTCTTTAGATAAAGGTAGAATTACTCACAGATATAAATAA